A region of Zeugodacus cucurbitae isolate PBARC_wt_2022May chromosome 5, idZeuCucr1.2, whole genome shotgun sequence DNA encodes the following proteins:
- the LOC128921879 gene encoding uncharacterized protein LOC128921879, translating into MSTTNSYRVKKIPRYRQMPKTKIPAAQAKSKPFVCSPVLHFFCDFFKLASLITGFLGVYIIYSNKQFWKNRRYTMYSIIAITTHCLVFLIAAVSFIQIKRIEFRQFYLLKMAFKKRQSNKGATNQKAANKKPNKIKIKYRLKK; encoded by the exons ATGTCAACAACCAACAGTTATCGTGTGAAGAAAATACCGCGTTACCGGCAgatgccaaaaacaaaaataccggCCGCGCAAGCAAAGTCAAAGCCATTTGTTTGCAGTCCAGTCTtgcactttttttgtgatttcttcAAACTCGCGAGTTTG aTCACAGGGTTCCTCGGTGTATACATCATTTATTCCAACAAACAGTTTTGGAAGAACAGACGCTACACTATGTACAGTATTATCGCTATAACTACCCATTGCTTAGTTTTCCTCATTGCGGCGGTATCATTTATACAAATCAAGAGGATTGAATTTCGGCAattttatttactcaaaatgGCTTTCAAAAAAAGACAATCAAATAAAGGAGCA ACAAATCAGAAGGCTGCgaataaaaaaccaaataaaataaaaataaaatatcgtttaaaaaaatag
- the LOC105216460 gene encoding uncharacterized protein LOC105216460 has protein sequence MFSTSGYDRLYVRSSSGLAKLLCMLFAVAGIVCIVVSTAPVTNLRGLIYMCVMAFACLGSALVFLNNFCEMRLCRRHFCNATKFELFLHTTLAVLCFLSSSAALTLALVTYSIAAFFGYVAFCLYALEAWCNYRRYRQRDMSTQT, from the exons ATGTTCTCCACATCCGGCTACGATCGACTCTATGTCCGAAGCTCTTCCGGTTTAGCCAAATTGCTATGTATG CTATTTGCTGTGGCTGGCATTGTATGCATTGTCGTTAGCACCGCGCCAGTGACGAATTTGCGCGGTCTCATCTATATGTGTGTGATGGCGTTCGCCTGCCTCGGCAGTGCGCTggtgtttttgaacaatttttgtgaAATGCGTCTTTGTAGGCGCCACTTTTGCAATGCCACTAAGTTCGAGCTGTTTCTACATACCACACTGGCTGTGCTGTGTTTTCTCTCCTCATCCGCCGCGCTGACACTGGCGCTGGTGACCTACTCCATTGCAGCG TTTTTCGGCTATGTTGCATTCTGTCTGTATGCCTTGGAGGCCTGGTGTAACTACAGAAGATATCGTCAGCGCGATATGAGCACACAAACGTag